The genomic window CTAGCAGTGGTCCAGTGCCATACTATCGGAATGTTCAAAAATCTACAGCACATTCAAGCTGCTTTACTCCAAATTTCGGGAGGTGATGTTATTCATCATATTATATTGAAGTCAAAAGATTGCTTGCCTGCTGATTTTGCTAAAGATGTCCGAGATGGGATATTATACGGAGATAAAACCTATCTGGAAGTGATCGAAAATGGTCATAGGTTTCAGGTAAATATTCTTGAAAGTCAAAAGACCGGCTTGTTTCTGGATCAAAGAGAAAATAGACAGTTGTTAGCACAAATAGCCGAAAATAAGCGTGTCCTCAACACCTTTTGTTATACCGGAGGATTCAGCATTTATGCAGGAAATGCCGGGGCCTCAGAAGTTTGGTCCGTCGACGCTTCTGCCAAGGCTATTGAAATGCTAGGAATGAATATAAAACTCAACCTCCAGAATGAAAACCAACACCAAGTCAAACACATGCAGATCAATGATTTCTGGAAAGAGGTGCCAAAAGATTATTTTGATATCATCATTCTAGATCCGCCGGCATTTGCCAAGAACAAGGAACATCGGCATCAGGCGATTCAGGCTTATAAACGATTGAATTTGATGGCAATGCAACTTATAAAAAGAGGTGGTATTCTTATGAGTTTCTCTTGTTCACAAGTAGTGACTGAAGATATTTTTTATCACACTTGTGTTGCTGCCGGGATAGAAAGTGGGAGAGATTTATTATTGCTGAGAAAAATGTCTCAAGGACAAGACCACCCTGTCAGTTTGTTCCACCCGGAAGGAAGTTATCTCAAGGGACTAATGTTTTATGTCCGTTAGACTTATTTGAAATTTAGAGGCATTGTCTTACCTTAGTACAAAATTTTGAACATGGCAATTCGACGTCCTTTCAATATCCATAAATGGATAGAAGAGCACCGCAGTGAGTTGAAACCTCCTGTAGGAAACAGGAATCTGTTTCAGGAAGCTGATGACTTCATCGTGATGATCGTTGCAGGTCCCAATGCTCGAAAAGACTACCATTACAATGAAACAGAGGAATGGTTTTATCAAATAGAAGGAGACATTACCGTTCGAATACAAGAAGATGGAAAACCCGTTGATGTGCCGATCAAAGAGGGTGAGATTTTTTTGTTGCCTTCACGCACTCCCCACTCGCCGATCAGACCTGCTAATACGATAGGTTTGGTTATCGAAGCGAAGAGAAGACCACAAGATACGGATGGATTGATGTGGTTTTGTGAAAAGTGCAATGAGCCACTTCATCAATACTTTTTTCCTCT from Saprospiraceae bacterium includes these protein-coding regions:
- a CDS encoding class I SAM-dependent rRNA methyltransferase, which translates into the protein MKSAVIHRKKLEPILRRHPWIFSGAIHWRDPDLQDGDWVTVLDEHKQQLGYGHFHKGSIAVKMISFGPEAYQESIWEDKFNAAWNLRQTLGLTVSKVTNCFRLIHGEADGLPGLIVDIYSDLAVVQCHTIGMFKNLQHIQAALLQISGGDVIHHIILKSKDCLPADFAKDVRDGILYGDKTYLEVIENGHRFQVNILESQKTGLFLDQRENRQLLAQIAENKRVLNTFCYTGGFSIYAGNAGASEVWSVDASAKAIEMLGMNIKLNLQNENQHQVKHMQINDFWKEVPKDYFDIIILDPPAFAKNKEHRHQAIQAYKRLNLMAMQLIKRGGILMSFSCSQVVTEDIFYHTCVAAGIESGRDLLLLRKMSQGQDHPVSLFHPEGSYLKGLMFYVR
- a CDS encoding 3-hydroxyanthranilate 3,4-dioxygenase encodes the protein MAIRRPFNIHKWIEEHRSELKPPVGNRNLFQEADDFIVMIVAGPNARKDYHYNETEEWFYQIEGDITVRIQEDGKPVDVPIKEGEIFLLPSRTPHSPIRPANTIGLVIEAKRRPQDTDGLMWFCEKCNEPLHQYFFPLKDIEKDFIPRFKEYYNSEEFRTCKSCGHVMETDPRFVEAK